The following are encoded in a window of Roseimaritima ulvae genomic DNA:
- a CDS encoding DUF3293 domain-containing protein: protein MTVYDYGRTPEHWLLAQDIASPVRYADPSDSALEQFEWMAANDFDVAFVTGGAVVFRNRLSGVAEHAKLAEFTEPLPDKHCVPHDLSLSDTFAKLAATPWLVLTDGSQICGIVTPEDLAKPAASAFAFAHLITLERVLRRLVGSYTNQPLGDEPQPPGIAQIAGHAGTGMHHLSHVVNRAGRLPELLAELGYSKSEFRKLGRWAIGFRNHLAHARRLNHDDPQAQIALGRFLQVQKLMLRAIALVEDRKQVWQAFSDSVIRDHSSSTVWAGPGAFELPFSAPCFVITAWNPFEQTLDEASNRHRNQMLLKGLKRRTELIRCVVGQSPCQTWQEESFMVGGMRQADVLELAKRYGQRAVFRLEPNEKLVVDCDGQVRARACRCEP from the coding sequence ATGACGGTTTATGACTACGGCCGTACGCCCGAGCACTGGTTGCTGGCCCAGGATATCGCCAGCCCCGTTCGCTACGCCGATCCCAGCGACTCGGCGCTCGAACAGTTCGAGTGGATGGCGGCCAACGATTTTGATGTGGCGTTTGTCACAGGCGGTGCGGTCGTGTTCCGTAATCGACTCTCAGGGGTTGCGGAACATGCGAAGCTGGCCGAATTCACGGAACCGCTACCGGACAAACACTGCGTTCCGCACGACCTATCCCTGAGCGATACGTTTGCGAAACTCGCCGCCACGCCCTGGTTGGTGCTGACCGATGGCTCGCAGATCTGCGGGATCGTGACCCCGGAGGATCTGGCCAAGCCTGCCGCCAGCGCGTTTGCTTTCGCACATTTGATCACTTTGGAACGAGTGCTGCGACGGTTGGTCGGCAGCTATACCAACCAGCCCCTCGGCGATGAACCGCAGCCTCCTGGTATTGCTCAAATTGCCGGCCATGCAGGGACGGGAATGCATCACCTTTCCCACGTCGTCAATCGCGCCGGCAGGTTGCCGGAATTGTTGGCCGAACTGGGCTATTCTAAAAGTGAGTTCCGCAAGTTGGGGCGATGGGCCATTGGGTTTCGCAATCACCTCGCCCATGCCCGCCGTCTGAACCACGACGATCCCCAGGCACAAATCGCACTGGGACGTTTCTTGCAAGTGCAGAAGTTAATGCTGCGAGCAATCGCGTTGGTCGAAGACCGCAAACAGGTTTGGCAAGCGTTTAGCGATTCGGTGATTCGAGACCATTCGTCCTCCACAGTATGGGCAGGTCCGGGGGCCTTTGAGTTGCCGTTTTCCGCACCCTGTTTTGTGATTACGGCTTGGAATCCCTTTGAGCAAACGTTGGACGAAGCGAGCAATCGGCACCGCAATCAGATGCTGTTAAAAGGCCTGAAGCGGCGAACGGAACTGATTCGTTGCGTGGTCGGCCAGTCGCCTTGCCAAACTTGGCAAGAGGAAAGTTTTATGGTCGGCGGAATGCGCCAGGCCGACGTGCTCGAGCTGGCCAAACGCTACGGTCAAAGAGCGGTTTTCCGGTTGGAGCCGAACGAAAAGTTGGTCGTGGACTGTGATGGCCAGGTGAGAGCGCGAGCGTGTCGCTGTGAGCCCTAG
- a CDS encoding sialidase family protein — protein sequence MNLANHRSARAADARPVVILHRTGEHDCHTFRIPAIARANDGTLLAVYDMRYRSRRDLQGHMDIGLSRSTDGGRTWQPPQPIMDMGEFGGLPEDQNGCSDPNILVDRKTGEIFVSAVWTHGKPGTHQWRGKGSQPGLGIDTSSQFMVVRSRDHGQTWSQPENWTASLKNPAWYLFAPAPGNGITMTDGTLVMPSQGRDHQGVPFSNLMWSRDHGKTWTVSAPARDDTSECAVAELSDGSLMLNIRDNRNRQDKSETNGRAVSVTSDLGKTWSVHSSDHGALPEPVCMASLISHPLADGRRVLFFSNPNSKTHRRGMTVRVSLDDGRTWPAERQILLDEKGGAYSSLVMVDASTLGILYESSRADLVFQTIALDEFGL from the coding sequence ATGAACCTTGCCAACCATCGCTCGGCCCGTGCGGCGGATGCCCGGCCGGTGGTGATCCTGCATCGCACGGGAGAGCACGACTGCCACACGTTTCGGATCCCCGCGATCGCTCGCGCCAACGACGGCACGCTACTGGCCGTTTACGATATGCGGTACCGCAGTCGCCGTGACCTGCAGGGACACATGGATATCGGACTGTCGCGATCGACCGATGGAGGACGCACCTGGCAACCGCCCCAGCCGATCATGGACATGGGCGAATTCGGCGGCTTGCCCGAAGACCAAAACGGTTGCTCGGATCCTAATATTTTGGTCGATCGCAAGACGGGCGAAATCTTTGTTTCGGCTGTCTGGACACACGGCAAACCGGGCACCCATCAATGGCGCGGCAAGGGTTCGCAACCCGGACTGGGCATCGATACGTCCAGCCAATTCATGGTCGTCCGCTCCCGCGACCACGGACAAACCTGGTCGCAGCCAGAGAACTGGACCGCTTCGCTGAAGAACCCCGCCTGGTATCTGTTCGCGCCGGCGCCGGGCAATGGAATCACCATGACCGATGGCACTTTGGTGATGCCTTCACAAGGCCGGGATCACCAAGGGGTACCGTTTTCCAACCTCATGTGGAGCCGCGATCACGGCAAGACCTGGACCGTATCGGCACCCGCTCGAGACGATACCAGTGAATGCGCCGTCGCTGAACTATCCGACGGATCGTTGATGTTAAACATTCGCGACAACCGCAATCGCCAAGACAAATCCGAAACCAACGGCCGGGCGGTCAGTGTTACGAGCGATCTTGGCAAAACCTGGTCGGTGCATTCCAGTGATCATGGCGCGTTGCCCGAACCGGTTTGCATGGCCAGCTTGATTTCGCATCCACTGGCCGATGGCCGGCGCGTGTTGTTCTTTTCCAATCCGAACAGCAAGACGCATCGTCGCGGAATGACCGTCCGCGTCAGCTTGGATGACGGACGAACCTGGCCCGCCGAACGGCAAATCCTGCTGGACGAAAAGGGTGGAGCGTACAGTTCGCTGGTGATGGTCGACGCTTCCACGCTGGGCATCTTGTACGAATCCTCGCGAGCCGATCTGGTGTTTCAAACCATTGCACTGGATGAGTTTGGGCTATAG
- a CDS encoding caspase family protein has protein sequence MADKAFLTGINDYKNIGDLRGCINDTASIRKLLLDQFGFKDANIRIRTDDEVTKAELNKGWKWLLKNAKPDDRLVFHFSGHGSYTADTDDEEPDFQDELLCLYGMDWHDPKTYLLDDELRVWTEQIPEGVQVTFVLDCCHSGTGTRMVEPKLSRAVRTDFRSAAPLAIEDVAIERALKSGATRSTRGLDDHVRKQVRPVHQEDIGLATVLARFARPPANFQIAIDNAKHKRSFRSVLKQAATRSAADQEMNHVLWSGCRDNQTSADAHIAGDYHGAFTYYFCNAVRELGRGARASDVITSLRTKLSEQHFQQLPQLEPEGYSGIVFGSAEQNTDVSLEEPPSDVGDDGGGGGGGINVSAADWQQMLAILQQIAANLSGEKGAAQQRAGSRGIVFVHGICAHDAGYSDPWWESLRPHLSSGVRDALAANRKEVLWSRHVTDMDRAAASAADPVEIQQLEWQLRAVLSERMTQEASQQIVERAAGETRAADIPPGTVRAAGESRPVPRAVLGIPGVDCVDDFVKYLSIDSVRQAVLGECTSVLRPLLQQGQSIELVSHSWGTVVAFEALRELDREGLSGRVHNWFTLGAALAISFVADRLRPRDGRKPTLVDRWINLDARGDGVGGSLQATNLQVDEEYLRLAPVGCRSFLGLVSPACAHSSYFQASNTAVNRDILARQIERA, from the coding sequence ATGGCAGACAAGGCATTTCTGACAGGGATCAACGACTACAAAAACATCGGCGACCTCCGCGGCTGTATCAACGACACCGCATCGATCCGGAAATTGTTGCTCGATCAATTCGGTTTTAAAGATGCGAATATTCGAATTCGCACCGATGATGAAGTCACCAAAGCGGAATTAAACAAAGGCTGGAAATGGCTGCTGAAAAATGCCAAGCCAGATGACCGTCTGGTTTTCCATTTTTCTGGCCACGGTTCCTACACCGCCGATACCGACGACGAAGAACCCGACTTCCAGGACGAACTGCTGTGCCTGTACGGCATGGACTGGCACGACCCCAAGACCTATCTACTAGACGACGAATTGCGGGTCTGGACGGAACAGATCCCCGAGGGCGTGCAGGTCACGTTTGTGCTGGACTGTTGCCACAGCGGCACGGGAACCCGGATGGTCGAGCCGAAACTCAGCCGAGCGGTCCGCACCGATTTTCGCTCCGCAGCCCCGCTGGCAATCGAAGACGTTGCCATCGAGCGAGCTCTCAAGTCCGGCGCGACACGCTCCACCAGGGGACTCGATGATCACGTACGAAAACAAGTTCGTCCGGTACACCAAGAGGATATCGGGCTGGCCACCGTGCTGGCTCGTTTCGCTCGGCCCCCGGCGAACTTCCAAATCGCGATCGACAACGCCAAACACAAGCGTTCTTTCCGCAGCGTGCTGAAACAAGCCGCGACACGCTCGGCCGCCGATCAGGAAATGAACCATGTCCTGTGGTCCGGTTGCCGCGATAATCAAACCAGTGCCGACGCCCATATCGCCGGCGACTACCACGGCGCGTTTACATATTACTTCTGCAACGCCGTGCGAGAACTCGGCCGCGGGGCACGGGCCAGTGACGTTATCACCAGTCTGCGTACGAAATTAAGCGAGCAACACTTTCAGCAGCTGCCACAGTTAGAACCTGAAGGCTATTCGGGCATCGTGTTTGGGAGCGCGGAACAGAATACCGATGTATCGCTGGAGGAGCCCCCCAGCGACGTCGGCGATGACGGCGGCGGTGGCGGTGGCGGCATCAACGTCTCGGCCGCCGATTGGCAACAAATGCTGGCAATCCTGCAACAGATCGCTGCCAACCTGTCTGGCGAAAAAGGCGCGGCGCAGCAACGTGCCGGCAGCCGAGGGATCGTATTTGTCCATGGAATTTGCGCACACGATGCTGGATACTCGGACCCTTGGTGGGAATCGCTCCGCCCGCATCTATCCTCCGGCGTTCGCGATGCGTTGGCAGCTAACCGCAAAGAGGTGTTGTGGAGTCGGCATGTCACGGACATGGACCGCGCCGCGGCTTCCGCCGCCGATCCGGTGGAAATCCAGCAACTGGAATGGCAGCTGCGAGCGGTGCTGTCCGAAAGAATGACTCAAGAAGCCTCGCAGCAAATTGTCGAGCGGGCCGCTGGGGAAACGCGTGCGGCTGATATTCCGCCGGGCACCGTCCGTGCGGCAGGAGAATCGAGACCGGTCCCGCGAGCCGTACTGGGAATTCCCGGGGTGGACTGCGTCGATGATTTCGTCAAATACCTATCCATCGACAGTGTGCGTCAGGCGGTCTTGGGCGAATGCACCAGTGTGCTGCGTCCGTTGTTGCAACAGGGCCAATCCATCGAGTTGGTCAGTCACAGTTGGGGCACGGTGGTCGCCTTTGAAGCTCTGCGTGAACTGGATCGAGAGGGCCTCAGCGGCCGCGTTCACAATTGGTTCACGCTGGGTGCGGCGCTGGCGATTTCCTTCGTGGCGGATCGGCTACGGCCGCGAGATGGTCGCAAACCCACCCTCGTCGATCGCTGGATCAATCTGGACGCTCGTGGCGACGGCGTGGGGGGCAGCCTGCAGGCAACCAACCTGCAAGTCGACGAGGAATATTTGCGGCTGGCACCGGTGGGCTGCCGTTCTTTCTTGGGATTGGTCTCGCCGGCTTGTGCCCATTCGTCTTACTTCCAGGCGAGCAATACCGCGGTCAATCGCGACATCCTGGCCCGTCAAATCGAACGCGCGTAA
- the yacG gene encoding DNA gyrase inhibitor YacG — protein MYVTCPTCNRRFLLDETPAPPFCSERCQLVDLGRWLDEENGLPFEGDPGDSPVEYRE, from the coding sequence GTGTACGTCACCTGTCCCACCTGCAACCGTCGCTTTTTGCTGGACGAGACACCGGCGCCGCCATTCTGCAGCGAACGCTGCCAACTGGTCGACCTGGGGCGTTGGCTGGACGAAGAAAACGGTCTGCCCTTCGAGGGCGACCCCGGCGACAGCCCGGTGGAGTACCGCGAATAG
- the mdoH gene encoding glucans biosynthesis glucosyltransferase MdoH: MDGNNNLQVSTTTQVRTFVVIATVGMTVVGTFVYWMVVASRGGVNLFEALTIPFFAVLFGWITFSFWLATVGFFSLARQRHRVTSGDSHCGEEGDREPPRTAVLMPIYNEAPERVLAGIEAMVRDLEAHQQADRFDFYVLSDSTQPEVWLREELVWSQVQERLGERCRLFYRHRPHNSARKAGNIADFCSRWGSGYPFMIVLDADSLVSADTMIEMVARMNADPQLGILQVPPTPTGRSSLFARLQQFAAQAYGPVFVEGFNRWAGDEGNYWGHNAIIRVQAFLRHCDLPKLPGKAPLGGEILSHDFVEAALMLRAGWKVRLATDLSGSYEECPTTLADYAQRDQRWCQGNLQHTKLLVAENFRLLSRFHFASGVLAYTSSPIWLAFTLLCVMGMLVERGGHQVGSRIPFQPIDGALVLFCVSLTLLLLPKAWSVALTLGRFGGIKPVGGRLKFAFSCLLETLASIVLSPIMALFHSRFVIATLTGTNVPWSSQQRNEQTLSWREASRQFASFTVFGLACTGLLWWWMPELLIWFAPLLIGLLAAIPIAKAAASIQLGKGLQRLGLLLIEEETDPPPVLQYLQQALAAADDDEPTPADGLFERFVTDIRLHALHQRIQRASAASVRIKADDLRTAMTAVATEGVGSIPENLRAPLLKDDHAFLDLHVEVQWRGGQRMTKAASVKNAASV, translated from the coding sequence GTGGACGGGAACAATAACTTGCAAGTATCGACCACGACTCAGGTGAGAACGTTTGTTGTGATCGCCACGGTGGGCATGACCGTTGTAGGCACATTTGTGTACTGGATGGTGGTGGCGTCGCGGGGCGGGGTGAACCTATTTGAAGCTCTAACCATTCCGTTTTTTGCAGTCTTGTTTGGCTGGATCACGTTCTCGTTTTGGCTGGCTACGGTGGGATTTTTTTCACTCGCTCGGCAACGCCACAGGGTGACAAGCGGTGACAGCCATTGCGGCGAGGAAGGGGATCGCGAGCCTCCGCGGACGGCGGTATTGATGCCGATCTACAACGAGGCTCCGGAACGTGTGTTGGCGGGCATCGAAGCCATGGTGCGAGATCTGGAAGCGCACCAACAGGCGGATCGCTTCGACTTCTATGTATTGAGCGACTCGACACAGCCCGAAGTCTGGCTTCGTGAAGAACTGGTCTGGTCGCAGGTCCAGGAGCGACTGGGCGAGCGCTGTCGGCTGTTCTATCGCCACCGTCCCCACAACTCCGCTCGCAAGGCGGGAAACATTGCCGACTTCTGTTCGCGTTGGGGCAGCGGCTATCCCTTCATGATCGTGCTGGACGCCGACAGCCTCGTCTCCGCCGACACCATGATCGAGATGGTGGCGCGAATGAATGCCGATCCTCAGCTGGGCATTTTACAGGTCCCCCCGACGCCGACCGGGCGGAGTTCCTTGTTCGCTCGCCTGCAACAATTTGCGGCCCAAGCGTACGGCCCTGTGTTCGTCGAGGGCTTCAATCGCTGGGCAGGAGACGAAGGCAACTATTGGGGGCACAACGCCATTATCCGCGTGCAGGCTTTCCTCCGACACTGCGACCTGCCGAAGCTGCCCGGCAAAGCTCCGCTGGGCGGTGAAATCCTGAGTCACGACTTTGTGGAAGCCGCGCTAATGCTACGCGCCGGCTGGAAGGTCCGTCTGGCTACCGATCTGTCGGGTTCTTATGAGGAATGTCCAACCACGCTAGCCGACTACGCGCAGCGAGACCAACGTTGGTGCCAGGGCAACCTGCAGCACACCAAGCTGTTGGTGGCGGAAAATTTCCGCCTGCTCAGCCGCTTCCACTTTGCCTCCGGAGTGTTGGCCTATACCTCGTCGCCGATCTGGTTGGCCTTCACGCTGCTTTGTGTGATGGGGATGCTGGTCGAACGCGGCGGCCATCAGGTGGGCAGCCGAATTCCGTTTCAACCGATCGATGGAGCCTTGGTGTTGTTTTGTGTCTCGCTGACGTTGCTGCTGCTCCCCAAGGCGTGGAGTGTCGCTTTGACGCTCGGCCGTTTTGGCGGCATCAAGCCCGTCGGTGGTCGATTGAAGTTTGCCTTCAGTTGTTTGCTGGAAACGCTGGCGTCCATCGTGTTGTCTCCGATCATGGCGTTGTTTCATTCGCGGTTTGTGATTGCGACCTTGACCGGAACCAACGTGCCCTGGTCATCGCAGCAACGCAACGAACAGACGCTTTCCTGGCGGGAGGCCAGCCGGCAATTCGCTTCCTTCACGGTCTTCGGCCTTGCCTGCACGGGCTTGCTGTGGTGGTGGATGCCCGAGCTGTTGATCTGGTTTGCGCCGCTGCTAATCGGTTTGTTAGCCGCCATACCGATCGCCAAAGCCGCCGCGAGCATCCAGCTGGGTAAGGGCCTGCAACGCTTGGGGCTGCTGCTGATCGAGGAAGAAACCGATCCGCCGCCGGTGTTGCAATACCTGCAGCAGGCCCTCGCCGCGGCCGACGACGACGAGCCCACGCCGGCGGACGGATTGTTCGAACGATTTGTGACGGACATTCGCTTGCACGCCTTGCACCAACGCATCCAACGGGCGAGTGCCGCCAGTGTACGCATCAAGGCGGATGACTTGCGGACTGCAATGACCGCGGTGGCCACCGAGGGCGTAGGATCGATTCCGGAGAATTTGCGTGCTCCGCTGCTCAAGGACGACCATGCTTTCCTGGACCTGCACGTCGAAGTCCAGTGGAGAGGCGGACAGCGCATGACAAAGGCCGCGTCCGTAAAGAACGCGGCCTCTGTTTGA
- a CDS encoding HU family DNA-binding protein, which produces MAKAAPKPLTKTQIITNISEATELSKKDIAAVFDALSDEIGSSLKSAGQFTIPGLCKITLKDVPAKPKRKGRNPATGEEIWLNPKPASKKLTIRPLKNLKDMV; this is translated from the coding sequence ATGGCCAAAGCTGCTCCCAAGCCGTTAACCAAAACGCAGATCATTACCAACATTTCGGAAGCTACCGAGTTGTCCAAGAAGGACATCGCGGCTGTATTCGATGCGCTGTCGGATGAGATCGGCAGTTCCTTGAAGTCGGCTGGGCAATTCACGATCCCCGGGTTGTGCAAGATCACCCTCAAGGACGTGCCGGCCAAGCCGAAGCGTAAGGGCCGCAACCCCGCCACGGGCGAAGAAATCTGGTTGAACCCCAAACCGGCTAGCAAGAAATTGACCATCCGTCCCTTGAAGAATCTCAAGGACATGGTCTAA
- a CDS encoding glucan biosynthesis protein has product MFDRLLNAPLKDTSSMLLTLFLSCSTGLTAGRLSAEDPCLAVGSYKDLCRLAEHLSTQPHQPRASLPAALANIAYEDYCSISFRPQRATWWGKSPTYFETFHRGFVQRDRVQIFTISESETTAIPFSKDDFVYGGSLDAATVPDDLGHAGLKLLHTLEGASEAQELLTFLGASYFRGRSGDTRYGTSARGLAINVALNQDEEFPYFRAFWVVRPQPGDRTVEILALMDSRHVSGAYRFQFAPGSQESRLDVECQLTFRSQPEKIALAPLTSMWMWGDGLQGPPRDRRPACHDSDGLLVRQQVKAGQPAHEWTWRAFARQSYPSVSRIAVDKLTGFGLMQRNRAFYHFDDHNARYDLRPSVWVTPTTPWTDGHIELLELPGAHEGIDNIAAYWVPGGSQAQSKRLTLAYSVAFFAGDHKQQSYVSRATDLRLDRHPGQRTVDLEIRFSGPAVAEMAAESPIQIDTDALRAKVLSKRSERTETGDRLVFLTVQLLEDAPAELAVQLLDGKRVLSERFTYLCPPQTPEFVYPAVYTRQE; this is encoded by the coding sequence ATGTTTGATCGCCTTTTGAACGCCCCTCTGAAAGACACCTCGTCCATGCTGTTAACGTTGTTCTTGTCATGCAGCACGGGGCTGACAGCGGGCCGGTTGTCGGCGGAAGATCCTTGCTTGGCCGTTGGTTCGTACAAAGATCTGTGCAGGCTGGCCGAACACCTATCGACGCAGCCTCACCAGCCCCGTGCGAGCTTACCGGCGGCGTTGGCCAACATCGCCTATGAAGACTATTGCTCGATTTCGTTTCGTCCCCAACGAGCGACTTGGTGGGGGAAAAGTCCGACGTATTTCGAAACTTTTCATCGCGGCTTTGTGCAACGAGATCGCGTCCAGATTTTTACGATCAGCGAATCGGAAACCACCGCCATCCCCTTTTCCAAAGACGATTTCGTCTACGGCGGTTCGCTCGACGCCGCCACGGTTCCGGACGATCTGGGCCATGCGGGGTTAAAGCTACTACATACACTTGAAGGGGCGTCGGAAGCGCAGGAGTTATTGACGTTCTTGGGCGCTAGTTACTTTCGCGGCCGCAGTGGGGACACTCGCTATGGAACGTCCGCTCGCGGACTCGCGATCAATGTGGCTCTGAATCAAGATGAGGAGTTTCCGTATTTTCGAGCGTTTTGGGTCGTTCGTCCTCAGCCGGGCGACCGCACCGTAGAGATCCTGGCGCTAATGGACAGCCGCCATGTCTCGGGCGCCTATCGCTTTCAGTTCGCCCCCGGCAGTCAGGAATCCCGCTTGGATGTGGAGTGCCAGCTGACCTTTCGAAGTCAGCCGGAAAAGATCGCCCTGGCCCCGCTGACCAGCATGTGGATGTGGGGCGACGGACTGCAGGGGCCGCCCCGGGATCGCCGGCCGGCCTGTCACGATAGCGACGGACTGTTGGTCAGGCAGCAGGTGAAAGCCGGGCAGCCGGCACACGAATGGACGTGGCGGGCTTTTGCGCGACAGAGCTATCCCTCGGTCAGCCGGATTGCCGTGGATAAACTGACAGGGTTCGGTTTGATGCAACGCAATCGAGCTTTCTATCATTTCGACGACCATAATGCCCGCTACGATCTTCGCCCCAGCGTGTGGGTGACGCCCACCACGCCGTGGACCGATGGGCATATCGAGTTGCTGGAGTTGCCAGGGGCTCACGAAGGTATCGACAACATCGCCGCCTACTGGGTCCCCGGCGGCAGTCAGGCACAAAGTAAACGCCTAACGCTGGCGTACTCGGTAGCGTTTTTCGCCGGAGATCATAAGCAGCAATCCTACGTCAGTCGGGCCACCGATCTCCGCTTGGACCGCCATCCTGGGCAGCGGACGGTGGATCTGGAAATCCGTTTCTCAGGCCCGGCGGTCGCCGAGATGGCAGCCGAATCGCCGATCCAAATTGACACCGACGCGCTGCGAGCGAAGGTCCTCAGCAAACGCAGTGAACGAACCGAGACGGGAGATCGATTGGTTTTCCTGACAGTTCAGTTGCTCGAAGACGCACCCGCCGAACTGGCTGTCCAGTTGCTGGACGGCAAACGCGTGTTGTCCGAACGATTCACCTACCTCTGCCCACCACAGACTCCCGAATTCGTCTATCCCGCCGTCTACACTCGCCAGGAATGA